TTGTAGACGATATCCGGGTCACGATCACGCCGGGTGATGAAACGACCTCGATCACAGTCTACAGCAAGTCGCGATTGGGGAAGGGAGACCTGGGGCAGAACCCGCGGAATATCAAAGAGCTGATGCGGCGGTTGCAGACGGTGGAGGAGTTTGCGTGGAAGTGCGAGGAATGAACGGAGGTTTCTTTGCGTCGCCCGCCAACGCCTGTTTTGAAGTTGCGCAATTTCCCTGGTTGGCCGCGATAGCTCGGGCTATCGGGGCCGACGAAGTCGGTAAGAGGCATCGAGCCGCAGTCGGACGAACTTCGGTGGTCGCTATACCGTTGGAAATAGCGAAAAGCCCCTGAACTGCTTACCGGGAACCAATGCCTCTTACGGCTGCGCCGCCGCGGATAGCGGAGCTATCGCGGCCAACCAGGGAAATTGCGCAACCTCAAAACTGGCGCGTCGGGCTGTGAAGAGAAATTCGATGCTTGGCACGTTGTGCGACTACGGAATCTCTTTCGGCAGCGGGCCGATCTCCGCTTTGCGGACATACATCTCGGCGCCTTCGGTTTGCAGCAGGATCTTTCCTTGTCGCGGAATGACGTTGCTGGCGCGGTTGACGACGACTCCGTTGACGCGATAGACGAGCTTGTCGCCGACGCAGAAACATTCGAGCTTGGTCCACTCTTGGCCGGGGCTTTCGACATCGTCGGGGCCGCGGAAGTCAACCACGTCTTTCCAGTTGGGATCACGACCGAACCAGTTGATGCGGCCTTTCGGGAAGGTGGTTGCTTCTCCGGTGGGAGACCAAACCGCTTCGCCGTCGCGATCGCGGACGATGGTGCAGGTAGCAGACGCTTTCAGCGGCTTGCCCGCGGCGTCTTTGCCTGCCAGAACCAGGATATCGCCGACGCCACCTTCGATGATCTGGCATTCAATGGAGGTCATCCAGGGGCCGGGCTTGGTGGCCGAGCCGCCGAAGCCGCCGTCGGGGCCTTGGCAATGGAGCAACAGCCCGCCGTCGCGAGCGCGGCCTTTACGCGTGAGCAGCGTTTCGGTTCCCCAGCGATATTCAAGCACCAGGTAATAGTCGGCGTACTCTTGGTGCGTGATCAGACCGCCGAAGCCGTCGCCGGAGATTTTGAGGATTCCATCTTTGCCCATTGTGAAGACATGCCGAGGATCTTC
The nucleotide sequence above comes from Blastopirellula sp. J2-11. Encoded proteins:
- a CDS encoding DUF1080 domain-containing protein, coding for MSVYRLCAFIVLLVGLPTSLVSAEETSPAAAKPITPTETISLLGQGDLSQHFYTWLTDGGYEDPRHVFTMGKDGILKISGDGFGGLITHQEYADYYLVLEYRWGTETLLTRKGRARDGGLLLHCQGPDGGFGGSATKPGPWMTSIECQIIEGGVGDILVLAGKDAAGKPLKASATCTIVRDRDGEAVWSPTGEATTFPKGRINWFGRDPNWKDVVDFRGPDDVESPGQEWTKLECFCVGDKLVYRVNGVVVNRASNVIPRQGKILLQTEGAEMYVRKAEIGPLPKEIP